Proteins encoded within one genomic window of Brassica rapa cultivar Chiifu-401-42 chromosome A09, CAAS_Brap_v3.01, whole genome shotgun sequence:
- the LOC103841570 gene encoding sigma factor binding protein 1, chloroplastic, with translation MDSSTFLAATSLDQGKPFPVSRQLSKQKKKTASANKAIKVRYISNPMKVKTCASKFRELVQELTGQDAVDQPEPVFSPSTVSDLSPSPPPPENLAPRVLEQEPFDDRVCEYFEPLDGEEMFLPQMSAGFSGFFSNGFYNVNDFGRIDSV, from the coding sequence ATGGACTCATCGACGTTTCTCGCCGCCACAAGCTTAGACCAGGGAAAACCATTTCCGGTTTCGAGACAGCTATCAAAGCAAAAGAAGAAGACGGCTTCAGCCAACAAAGCCATCAAAGTGCGTTACATATCAAACCCCATGAAAGTCAAAACATGTGCTTCCAAGTTTAGAGAGCTCGtacaagagctcactggccaagACGCTGTCGATCAACCGGAGCCCGTGTTCTCCCCCTCCACCGTCTCCGACCTCAGCCCTTCCCCGCCGCCGCCGGAGAATCTTGCGCCACGTGTTCTTGAGCAAGAGCCGTTCGATGATCGGGTGTGTGAGTACTTTGAGCCGTTGGATGGTGAAGAGATGTTTTTGCCTCAGATGTCGGCAGGTTTTTCTGGATTTTTTTCTAATGGGTTTTACAATGTGAATGACTTTGGAAGAATCGATTCTGTGTGA
- the LOC103841571 gene encoding arginine/serine-rich coiled-coil protein 2 isoform X3 has translation MDTELNSPPHEGGAAFKKPSSDGSGRKYRRRALADDGSSSSDGSPERDQIPKLSRADVGKVSHARREDRGESDDRSRRYGRGGIDRHSRDDDHHYRSKRDEYNRHHERDGARSSRDSRSDHRRADNEHSRSRNDSDRYSRRKHADSRAEDKEKDYVKRGSRQSRDEKEHEDLDINKEKDAHAKSPRDRPDGASTENRDAHSKKLKGFVSGKFTHGNTNAEEKHTSRFKPALGSGNQDLSLQSHSKGAEASGDVDAAKVAAMQAAELVNKNLVGTGYLTTDQKKKLLWGKKKSTATEEPAHRWDSALVGDRERQEKFNKLMSLRLRWCIIVGCERRECSKPRAEPE, from the exons ATGGACACCGAACTGAACTCACCGCCGCATGAGGGCGGTGCCGCTTTTAAAAAGCCTTCCAGCGACGGCTCTGGCAGAAAGTATCGCCGCCGAGCTTTAGCTGACGATGGCTCTTCCTCATCTGATG GAAGTCCTGAACGTGATCAGATCCCTAAGCTTTCTAGGGCAGATGTTGGGAAAGTTTCTCATGCCAGGAGAGAAGATAGAGGGGAATCAGATGATCGCAGTCGTCGTTATGGTAGAGGTGGTATTGATAGGCACTCTAGGGATGATGATCATCACTACCGATCTAAGCGCGATGAGTACAACAGACATCATGAGAGGGATGGAGCTAGATCGAGCCGGGACTCAAGAAGTGATCATAGAAGAGCAGATAATGAACATAGCAGGTCAAGAAATGATTCAGACAGATATTCCCGTAGGAAACACGCAGACTCCAGGGCGGAGGATAAAGAGAAGGATTATGTGAAACGAGGTTCCCGCCAATCCCGTGATGAAAAGGAGCATGAGGACCTTGATATTAACAAGGAGAAGGATGCTCATGCTAAATCCCCTAGAGATCGTCCTGATGGTGCAAGTACTGAGAACCGAGATGCTCATTCCAAGAAACTGAAGGGGTTCGTTTCAGGAAAGTTTACCCATGGCAATACTAATG CAGAAGAGAAACACACATCGAGGTTTAAGCCAGCCCTCGGTTCAGGGAATCAGGATTTGTCATTGCAATCTCATTCGAAAGGAGCTGAGGCTTCTGGTGATGTCGATGCTGCAAAAGTCGCAGCTATGCAGGCTGCTGAATTAG TGAATAAAAACCTTGTTGGAACGGGTTACCTGACCACAGACCAAAAGAAGAAGTTACTGTGGGGAAAGAAGAAAAGCACAGCTACAGAAGAG CCTGCTCATCGTTGGGATAGTGCACTAGTTGGTGACCGAGAACGACAAGAAAAGTTCAACAAACTTATG AGTCTGAGGTTGCGTTGGTGCATCATTGTAGGGTGTGAAAGGAGGGAGTGTAGTAAACCAAGAGCAGAACCCGAGTGA
- the LOC103841571 gene encoding arginine/serine-rich coiled-coil protein 2 isoform X1 → MDTELNSPPHEGGAAFKKPSSDGSGRKYRRRALADDGSSSSDGSPERDQIPKLSRADVGKVSHARREDRGESDDRSRRYGRGGIDRHSRDDDHHYRSKRDEYNRHHERDGARSSRDSRSDHRRADNEHSRSRNDSDRYSRRKHADSRAEDKEKDYVKRGSRQSRDEKEHEDLDINKEKDAHAKSPRDRPDGASTENRDAHSKKLKGFVSGKFTHGNTNAEEKHTSRFKPALGSGNQDLSLQSHSKGAEASGDVDAAKVAAMQAAELVNKNLVGTGYLTTDQKKKLLWGKKKSTATEEPAHRWDSALVGDRERQEKFNKLMGVKGGSVVNQEQNPSEVQVEKQNELQKDLEKQYTAGLRRRDGRTVGLGL, encoded by the exons ATGGACACCGAACTGAACTCACCGCCGCATGAGGGCGGTGCCGCTTTTAAAAAGCCTTCCAGCGACGGCTCTGGCAGAAAGTATCGCCGCCGAGCTTTAGCTGACGATGGCTCTTCCTCATCTGATG GAAGTCCTGAACGTGATCAGATCCCTAAGCTTTCTAGGGCAGATGTTGGGAAAGTTTCTCATGCCAGGAGAGAAGATAGAGGGGAATCAGATGATCGCAGTCGTCGTTATGGTAGAGGTGGTATTGATAGGCACTCTAGGGATGATGATCATCACTACCGATCTAAGCGCGATGAGTACAACAGACATCATGAGAGGGATGGAGCTAGATCGAGCCGGGACTCAAGAAGTGATCATAGAAGAGCAGATAATGAACATAGCAGGTCAAGAAATGATTCAGACAGATATTCCCGTAGGAAACACGCAGACTCCAGGGCGGAGGATAAAGAGAAGGATTATGTGAAACGAGGTTCCCGCCAATCCCGTGATGAAAAGGAGCATGAGGACCTTGATATTAACAAGGAGAAGGATGCTCATGCTAAATCCCCTAGAGATCGTCCTGATGGTGCAAGTACTGAGAACCGAGATGCTCATTCCAAGAAACTGAAGGGGTTCGTTTCAGGAAAGTTTACCCATGGCAATACTAATG CAGAAGAGAAACACACATCGAGGTTTAAGCCAGCCCTCGGTTCAGGGAATCAGGATTTGTCATTGCAATCTCATTCGAAAGGAGCTGAGGCTTCTGGTGATGTCGATGCTGCAAAAGTCGCAGCTATGCAGGCTGCTGAATTAG TGAATAAAAACCTTGTTGGAACGGGTTACCTGACCACAGACCAAAAGAAGAAGTTACTGTGGGGAAAGAAGAAAAGCACAGCTACAGAAGAG CCTGCTCATCGTTGGGATAGTGCACTAGTTGGTGACCGAGAACGACAAGAAAAGTTCAACAAACTTATG GGTGTGAAAGGAGGGAGTGTAGTAAACCAAGAGCAGAACCCGAGTGAAGTCCAAGTCGAGAAGCAGAACGAGTTGCAGAAGGATCTAGAGAAACAGTACACAGCAGGATTAAGGAGGAGAGACGGACGTACGGTGGGGTTAGGTCTTTGA
- the LOC103841571 gene encoding arginine/serine-rich coiled-coil protein 2 isoform X2: MDTELNSPPHEGGAAFKKPSSDGSGRKYRRRALADDGSSSSDGSPERDQIPKLSRADVGKVSHARREDRGESDDRSRRYGRGGIDRHSRDDDHHYRSKRDEYNRHHERDGARSSRDSRSDHRRADNEHSRSRNDSDRYSRRKHADSRAEDKEKDYVKRGSRQSRDEKEHEDLDINKEKDAHAKSPRDRPDGASTENRDAHSKKLKGFVSGKFTHGNTNEEKHTSRFKPALGSGNQDLSLQSHSKGAEASGDVDAAKVAAMQAAELVNKNLVGTGYLTTDQKKKLLWGKKKSTATEEPAHRWDSALVGDRERQEKFNKLMGVKGGSVVNQEQNPSEVQVEKQNELQKDLEKQYTAGLRRRDGRTVGLGL; this comes from the exons ATGGACACCGAACTGAACTCACCGCCGCATGAGGGCGGTGCCGCTTTTAAAAAGCCTTCCAGCGACGGCTCTGGCAGAAAGTATCGCCGCCGAGCTTTAGCTGACGATGGCTCTTCCTCATCTGATG GAAGTCCTGAACGTGATCAGATCCCTAAGCTTTCTAGGGCAGATGTTGGGAAAGTTTCTCATGCCAGGAGAGAAGATAGAGGGGAATCAGATGATCGCAGTCGTCGTTATGGTAGAGGTGGTATTGATAGGCACTCTAGGGATGATGATCATCACTACCGATCTAAGCGCGATGAGTACAACAGACATCATGAGAGGGATGGAGCTAGATCGAGCCGGGACTCAAGAAGTGATCATAGAAGAGCAGATAATGAACATAGCAGGTCAAGAAATGATTCAGACAGATATTCCCGTAGGAAACACGCAGACTCCAGGGCGGAGGATAAAGAGAAGGATTATGTGAAACGAGGTTCCCGCCAATCCCGTGATGAAAAGGAGCATGAGGACCTTGATATTAACAAGGAGAAGGATGCTCATGCTAAATCCCCTAGAGATCGTCCTGATGGTGCAAGTACTGAGAACCGAGATGCTCATTCCAAGAAACTGAAGGGGTTCGTTTCAGGAAAGTTTACCCATGGCAATACTAATG AAGAGAAACACACATCGAGGTTTAAGCCAGCCCTCGGTTCAGGGAATCAGGATTTGTCATTGCAATCTCATTCGAAAGGAGCTGAGGCTTCTGGTGATGTCGATGCTGCAAAAGTCGCAGCTATGCAGGCTGCTGAATTAG TGAATAAAAACCTTGTTGGAACGGGTTACCTGACCACAGACCAAAAGAAGAAGTTACTGTGGGGAAAGAAGAAAAGCACAGCTACAGAAGAG CCTGCTCATCGTTGGGATAGTGCACTAGTTGGTGACCGAGAACGACAAGAAAAGTTCAACAAACTTATG GGTGTGAAAGGAGGGAGTGTAGTAAACCAAGAGCAGAACCCGAGTGAAGTCCAAGTCGAGAAGCAGAACGAGTTGCAGAAGGATCTAGAGAAACAGTACACAGCAGGATTAAGGAGGAGAGACGGACGTACGGTGGGGTTAGGTCTTTGA
- the LOC103841574 gene encoding rhomboid-like protein 20 has product MNGGPSGFHNAPVTKAFVITSALFTVLFGIQGRSSKLGLSYQDIFEKFRIWKLITSSFVFSSTPELMFGLYLLYYFRVFERQIGSNKYSVFILFSGTLSLLLEVTLLSLLKDTTENLLTSGPYGLIFASFIPFYLDIPVSTRFRVFGVNFSDKSFIYLAGLQLLLSSWKRSIIPGVCGIIAGSLYRLNILGIRKAKFPEFVASFFSRLSLPSFSSSSPPTPSRNIVGTISPNTVRRAERSQPAPMASSVEPSEEAIATLVSMGFDRNAARQALVHARNDVNAATNILLEAQSH; this is encoded by the exons ATGAACGGCGGTCCCTCCGGTTTCC ATAATGCTCCGGTAACGAAAGCCTTCGTCATCACGAGCGCTCTGTTCACCGTGCTCTTCGGGATCCAGGGCCGTTCCTCCAAGCTCGGTTTGTCTTACCAG GATATCTTTGAGAAGTTTCGGATATGGAAGCTAATCACGTCGAGTTTTGTCTTCTCCTCCACACCTGAATTGATGTTCGGGTTGTATTTGCTATACTACTTTCGAGTTTTTGAGAGACAGATTGGCTCAAATAAGTACTCG GTGTTTATCTTGTTCTCAGGGACTTTATCTCTTCTACTAGAGGTCACTTTGTTATCACTGCTTAAAG ATACCACAGAAAATTTACTGACCTCTGGACCATACGGCCTGATATTTGCTTCGTTTATACCCTTCTACTTGGACATCCCAGTTTCAACAAGGTTTCGTGTATTTGGTGTCAACTTCTCCGATAAGTCATTTATATATCTTGCAGGACTCCAG CTTCTTCTATCTTCTTGGAAAAGATCCATCATTCCTGGAGTTTGCGGCATAATTGCTGGTTCATTGTATCGTTTGAACATCCTCGGCATCCGAAAGGCCAAG TTCCCCGAGTTTGTTGCTTCGTTCTTTTCCCGGCTTTCTTTGCCGTCCTTCAGTAGCTCTTCTCCTCCAACACCAAGCAGGAACATCGTTGGGACTATATCACCAAACACAGTTCGCCGAGCAGAG AGATCTCAGCCAGCACCGATGGCGTCAAGTGTGGAGCCATCGGAAGAAGCCATAGCTACATTGGTATCAATGGGTTTTGACAGAAACGCAGCAAGACAGGCCCTCGTGCACGCCAGAAATGATGTCAACGCCGCCACAAACATCCTTCTTGAAGCACAATCTCATTAA
- the LOC103841573 gene encoding uncharacterized protein LOC103841573 — translation MATMSKPQRTKPTSRSQRLVLLCIVIFASLLLLSSVISTGKLGLPYQQTLIDYFVRSSRGKREHTLSEKYLYWGNRIDCPGKNCETCAGLGHQESSLRCALEEAMFLNRTFVMPSGMCINPIHNKKGILDRSDNKTTEEGWVGSSCAMDSLYDIDLISEKVPVILDDSKTWHLVLSTSMKLEERGIAHVYGVSRHRLTESHYSNLLIINRTASPLAWFVECKDRGNRSAVMLPYSFLPNMAAANLRDAAEKIKAQLGDYDAIHVRRGDKLKTRKDRFGVERIQFPHLDRDTRPEFILHRIEKLIPPGRTLYIGSNERTPGFFSPLAVRYKLAYSSNFSEVLDPIIKNNYQLFMVERLVMMGARTYFKTFREYETDLTLTDDPKKNKNWEIPVYTMDERKEAAS, via the exons ATGGCGACAATGAGCAAACCTCAGAGGACAAAACCCACTTCGAGATCTCAGCGTCTTGTTCTGCTATGCATAGTTATCTTCGcatctctcctcctcctctcctcAGTGATCTCTACCGGGAAACTGGGTTTACCGTATCAACAAACTCTAATCGACTATTTCGTGAGATCTTCTCGGGGGAAGAGAGAGCACACTCTTTCAGAGAAGTACCTGTATTGGGGAAACAGAATCGATTGTCCTGGCAAAAACTGCGAGACATGTGCAGGCTTGGGTCATCAAGAATCTAGCCTAAGGTGTGCACTTGAAGAAGCCATGTTTCTTAACAG GACCTTTGTAATGCCTTCTGGAATGTGCATTAATCCAATACATAATAAGAAAGGTATACTGGATCGGTCTGATAACAAAACTACAGAGGAAGG ttggGTAGGGAGCTCTTGTGCAATGGACTCCTTGTATGATATTGATCTCATATCTGAGAAGGTGCCTGTGATATTGGATGACTCCAAAACATGGCATCTTGTTCTATCCACAAGTATGAAGCTGGAAGAAAGAGGGATTGCGCATGTTTATGGAGTTAGTCGCCATAGGCTAACAGAGAGTCACTACTCAAATCTTTTGATCATTAACCGAACCGCAAGTCCTCTTGCATG GTTCGTTGAGTGCAAAGATAGAGGCAATCGTAGTGCCGTCATGCTTCCTTATTCGTTTCTCCCTAACATGGCAGCTGCAAACTTGAGAGACGCCGCAGAAAAG ATAAAAGCACAGCTCGGTGATTATGATGCCATACATGTTCGCCGTGGGGACAAACTGAAAACAAGAAAAGACAGGTTTGGAGTTGAAAGGATTCAGTTCCCTCATCTAGACAGAGATACACGGCCGGAGTTCATCCTCCACAGGATAGAGAAGCTGATTCCACCAGGGAGGACTCTTTATATCGGTTCTAATGAGAGAACTCCTGGATTCTTCTCTCCTCTCGCCGTCAG GTACAAACTGGCTTACTCGTCAAATTTTAGCGAGGTCCTTGATCCTATAATCAAGAATAATTACCAGTTGTTCATGGTGGAGAGACTGGTAATGATGGGAGCCAGAACATACTTCAAAACGTTTAGAGAGTATGAAACGGATCTCACCTTGACTGATGATCCCAAAAAGAACAAGAACTGGGAGATACCAGtgtataccatggatgaaaggAAAGAAGCAGCAAGCTAA
- the LOC103841572 gene encoding calmodulin-2 has product MADQLTDDQISEFKEAFSLFDKDGDGCITTKELGTVMRSLGQNPTEAELQDMINEVDADGNGTIDFPEFLNLMARKMKDTDSEEELKEAFRVFDKDQNGFISAAELRHVMTNLGEKLTDEEVDEMIKEADVDGDGQINYEEFVKVMMAK; this is encoded by the exons ATGGCGGATCAGCTCACCGACGATCAGATCTCCGAGTTCAAGGAAGCCTTCAGCTTATTCGACAAAGATGGTGACG GTTGCATTACCACCAAGGAGCTGGGAACTGTGATGCGTTCTCTCGGACAGAATCCAACCGAAGCTGAGCTCCAAGACATGATCAATGAAGTTGACGCTGACGGTAACGGCACCATTGATTTCCCCGAGTTCTTGAACCTCATGGCTCGTAAGATGAAGGACACTGACTCCGAGGAAGAGCTCAAGGAAGCGTTCCGGGTTTTCGACAAGGACCAGAACGGTTTCATCTCGGCTGCTGAGCTCCGTCATGTGATGACAAACTTAGGCGAGAAGCTCACGGATGAAGAGGTTGATGAGATGATCAAGGAAGCTGATGTTGATGGAGATGGTCAGATTAACTATGAGGAGTTTGTTAAGGTCATGATGGCTAAGTGA
- the LOC103841575 gene encoding heavy metal-associated isoprenylated plant protein 18, whose amino-acid sequence MVCCCLSKRSPRHSPDKVQPLHKRCYTVRRFLVWNVNMARRCWSKRSPKNNPEVLTMTKKSDVVPEKINGQSNIVPKKEANPEIKQTDDKPERSSSIREVEYNLRPASQELEIYIRKVISKFEGVENCVVDIQNKRIVVTGDFDQKKLFEELQKKRRKIIKKDHELIEKYRRIHARVRSGDEKEMAKFDMSNEENPKGALYLFLLFIFIFLFFIFYLFIHIASRNK is encoded by the exons ATGGTGTGTTGCTGCTTGTCAAAGAGATCACCAAGACATAGTCCAGACAA gGTTCAACCTCTTCATAAGAGGTGTTATACGGTGAGAAGATTTCTTGTTTGGAATGTGAATATGGCGCGTCGCTGCTGGTCAAAAAGATCACCAAAAAATAATCCAG AAGTTTTGACTATGACTAAGAAATCCGATGTAGTTCCAGAAAAGATTAATGGACAATCTAATATAGTCCCTAAAAAGGAAGCAAATCCAGAAATAAAGCAAACTGATGATAAACCTGAAAGGAG TTCAAGTATACGTGAAGTCGAGTACAATTTAAGACCTGCGAGTCAGGAGCTCGAGATATACATCCGAAAAGTGATTTCCAAATTCGAAG GGGTTGAAAATTGTGTGGTggatatacaaaacaaaagaattgTGGTCACCGGTGACTTTGATCAAAAGAAACTGTTTGAAGAGCTTCAGAAAAAGAGGCGTAAGATAATAAAGAAAGATCATGAATTAATTGAGAAATATAGACGCATTCATGCCCGAGTAAGAAGTGGGGATGAAAAGGAGATGGCCAAATTTGACATGTCCAATGAAGAAAATCCTAAAGGAGCACTGTatctttttctcctttttatttttattttcttattttttatattttatctttttattcatATAGCTAGTCGAAACAAGTAA
- the LOC103841577 gene encoding uncharacterized protein LOC103841577, with the protein MKKSKRENLLSPSSSWRENHNPPRRNSNSSAVSSGCLPGFFKLFLCTFNFSSNRRKSITLGSKKQEQIAIVYASPPEDTSNGLGTVEPPLPRNEGVEEEAARVSLVGALEKCDRDLEELRRTIDVLKTSYLLQKKVSLETARDDFKFSSTVVGDAVVGTQMNKNTKTTLHETDTDTTMLSTMMNDREYKNNTTYEVNHINLITRPDHYAMHDVIPKRATPESRDTAPIMVRKVGRSLMESVNEVSEDVASGQRREVAKIGLALHDHICRDLISETVHELSSFSHYDADECHKLTVDSANCYGRGSGRGHIRRESTNSLPLDACRRKLVF; encoded by the exons ATGAAGAAGAGTAAACGAGAGAACTTGCTttctccttcatcttcatgGCGGGAGAATCACAACCCTCCCCGGAGAAACTCAAACTCCTCCGCCGTATCCTCCGGCTGCCTCCCCGGATTCTTCAAGCTCTTCCTCTGCACCTTCAACTTCTCATCCAACCGCCGCAAATCTATCACCTTAGGATCTAAGAAACAAGAACAGATAGCCATCGTCTACGCTTCTCCTCCAGAAGATACATCAAACGGCTTAGGAACCGTCGAGCCGCCGCTTCCACGCAACGAAGGAGTGGAGGAAGAAGCTGCGAGGGTGAGTCTTGTGGGTGCGTTAGAGAAATGCGATCGTGACTTAGAGGAGCTTCGGAGAACCATCGACGTCCTCAAAACCAGTTACCTTCTCCAAAAGAAGGTTTCACTGGAGACGGCACGTGATGATTTCAAATTCTCAAGCACCG TGGTAGGAGATGCCGTCGTGGGGACGCAAATGAATAAGAACACGAAGACGACACTACACGAAACAGACACTGACACAACAATGTTGTCGACGATGATGAACGATCGCGAGTACAAAAACAACACAACCTACGAAGTCAACCACATTAATCTAATCACTAGACCCGACCATTACGCCATGCACGACGTCATTCCCAAGAGAGCAACGCCAGAGTCACGTGACACGGCGCCAATTATGGTGCGGAAGGTAGGACGGAGCTTGATGGAGAGCGTGAACGAGGTTAGTGAGGACGTAGCATCTGGTCAACGAAGAGAGGTGGCTAAGATCGGTTTGGCACTTCATGACCATATCTGTCGGGATCTGATTTCGGAGACCGTTCACGAGCTATCCTCATTCTCCCACTACGACGCCGACGAGTGTCATAAGTTGACGGTGGATTCTGCTAATTGTTACGGACGAGGAAGTGGACGTGGACACATCAGACGTGAAAGTACCAACTCACTCCCACTCGACGCATGTAGAAGAAAATTAGTGTTCTGA
- the LOC103841578 gene encoding uncharacterized protein LOC103841578, translating into MRCTIARAGSTRHINKSKMANPRRTVTENHRFSPLINLLKKPQAFPLLLSFFLFLTWITLRLQHSSHLSSSSSDTKSAAKSHHHPDSEVLDEDDKVNLIRFDTASISPVRKDDRGWLLDPVALARDSQLHGGAATCVSIHVGEIKPGELRGNHRHHTCNETFVIWGAKTRFRLENHKVEKGYAEVLIGEDEVAVAVSPSGTAHAIVNVDPVRSTFLIGCQDSNMHNSSTSDYKVWKDL; encoded by the exons ATGCGTTGCACTATTGCACGGGCTGGCTCAACCCGCCATATCAACA AGTCGAAGATGGCGAACCCTAGGAGGACAGTGACGGAGAACCATAGATTCTCACCGTTGATCAATCTACTGAAGAAGCCTCAAGCGTTTCCTCTGCTtctctccttcttcctcttcctcacaTGGATCACTCTCAGGTTACAGCACTCTTCTCACCTCTCTTCGTCATCTTCGGATACGAAATCGGCAGCGAAGAGTCACCATCATCCTGATTCGGAAGTGCTAGATGAAGACGATAAGGTTAATCTGATCCGGTTCGATACAGCGTCGATCTCGCCTGTTAGAAAAGACGATCGCGGGTGGCTGCTTGATCCCGTTGCTCTTGCTCGTGATTCTCAGCTCCATG GTGGAGCAGCCACGTGTGTTTCCATTCATGTTGGTGAAATCAAGCCTGGTGAATTGAGGGGAAACCACAGACACCATACTTGTAACGAGACGTTTGTCATTTGGGGAGCCAAGACGAGATTCAGG CTGGAGAATCACAAGGTGGAAAAAGGCTATGCAGAAGTGTTAATTGGAGAGGATGAAGTAGCTGTAGCGGTTAGCCCTAGTGGCACAGCACATGCTATAGTAAATGTTGATCCTGTGCGTTCTACTTTCTTAATCGGCTGCCAAGACAGTAATATGCACAACAGCTCAACTAGCGACTACAAAGTATGGAAAGATCTTTAA
- the LOC103841579 gene encoding ycf20-like protein, producing the protein MGLAITVALPNCGTKFLPRRKGAFSLAVCFEFCSLCHFLHPARPSLVRRQRFSRRMSWTTVRSSVGGSRTDPPSGSSSNKSSRRPRLLKAIQDLRTKLLVKIQEIKKDLPKKLLFLLVGFYSATAFSTFIGQTGDWDVLSAALAVIVVECIGALMYRASIPLINKMRSMITMFNYWKTGLALGLFLDSFK; encoded by the exons ATGGGATTAGCCATCACCGTGGCATTACCTAACTGTGGAACTAAGTTCTTGCCAAGGAGGAAGGGTGCTTTCTCCCTTGCCGTTTGTTTCGAGTTTTGTTCTCTCTGTCATTTCCTTCATCCTGCTCGGCCTTCATTGGTCAGACGTCAAAG ATTTTCCAGGAGAATGTCATGGACAACAGTTAGGAGCTCGGTTGGTGGGAGCAGAACAGATCCACCATCCGGTTCTTCGAGTAATAAAAGCTCCAGGCGTCCAAGATTACTCAAAGCCATACAAGATCTCAGAACTAAGCTTCTGGTGAAAATTCAGGAGATAAAGAAAGATCTCCCCAAGAAACTGCTCTTTCTCTTGGTTGGATTCTACTCTGCAACTGCATTCTCTACGTTTATAGGACAAACAGGAGACTGGGATGTTTTATCCGCTGCGTTGGCTGTAATCGTAGTGGAATGCATCGGAGCTTTAATGTACAGAGCATCCATTCCTTTAATCAACAAGATGCGGAGCATGATAACCATGTTTAACTATTGGAAGACTGGACTCGCCCTTGGACTGTTCCTTGACTCATTCAAGTAA